One segment of Candidatus Cybelea sp. DNA contains the following:
- a CDS encoding FUSC family protein, with amino-acid sequence MLAWLRELAETVGSFDRSALEPGYALRCTAGVAIPLIVAALLGKPALGVPAAVGAFIAGFTSLQGVYRTRLQAMLIAALGMALGSFIGALSASSTPGVIAATAVAAYACATVGQIGPVAATVALNSFVVFVLFSSQALGAEAALLQAALVLAGGLIQALLLLASWPTAHLDVERLALADVYEDLASYARDIAAHRRALPPLTPFATARQVIADPQPFARSAERARFNRLLEDSESIRKRLAAHATTNELPGGVVAELDAIAATLRGKARNAPADAGEALGDLAEDLHDARLAAEMISSGRLSHLPLISRPKPGPYVDNHIDWLGRASLRFSVVLAVAMVVGRQFSVDRGYWIPMTSAMVLKPDFQTTFVRGVGRIAGTLVGAVVATLVLALVRGHTPFEIAGILIAAAAAYLTFSPNYALFTVAITSFVVLVLSMRGLPGTTTIDVRVLDTLAGGALAMVGYLVMPTWEHRRTRQLLADLLDAQRSLLVAILFAYGSPTDAAHEEIERARTAVWKARTTAEASIDRTRHEPHRPHSISVGRALRILSVTQRLGLSMLALESGLDLPITQPQAHALAAFAEAAGERTAELAAALRVSRRMHRDDRLKDALSRVDAPPFVVDRLRAYVDSLTRLSRLVGAYR; translated from the coding sequence TTGCTGGCCTGGCTGCGCGAACTCGCGGAGACGGTCGGCAGCTTCGATCGCTCGGCGCTCGAGCCGGGCTACGCGCTGCGCTGCACCGCCGGTGTCGCGATTCCCTTGATCGTTGCGGCCCTGCTCGGCAAACCGGCTCTGGGCGTGCCGGCTGCGGTCGGCGCCTTCATCGCGGGATTCACGTCGCTGCAAGGTGTGTATCGGACGCGTTTGCAGGCGATGCTGATTGCAGCGCTGGGCATGGCGCTCGGAAGCTTTATCGGTGCTCTGTCGGCGAGCTCGACGCCAGGCGTGATCGCCGCGACGGCGGTCGCAGCGTACGCCTGCGCGACGGTTGGGCAGATCGGGCCGGTCGCCGCAACCGTCGCGCTCAACTCGTTCGTCGTCTTCGTCCTCTTCTCGAGCCAAGCGCTGGGCGCGGAGGCCGCACTGTTGCAGGCGGCACTCGTCCTCGCCGGCGGCCTCATTCAGGCGCTGCTGCTGCTGGCCTCTTGGCCGACGGCGCACCTCGACGTCGAGCGCCTAGCGCTCGCCGACGTCTATGAAGACCTCGCTTCGTATGCACGCGACATCGCCGCGCATCGGCGCGCGCTTCCGCCCCTGACTCCATTCGCAACGGCGCGCCAAGTGATCGCCGATCCGCAGCCCTTCGCGCGTTCGGCCGAGCGGGCGCGCTTCAATCGGCTGCTCGAAGATTCCGAGAGTATTCGCAAGCGCCTCGCCGCACACGCGACGACCAACGAGCTGCCGGGCGGCGTCGTCGCCGAACTGGACGCGATTGCGGCAACGCTTCGCGGCAAGGCACGGAACGCTCCGGCAGACGCCGGTGAAGCGCTCGGCGATCTCGCCGAAGACCTGCACGACGCGCGTTTGGCGGCAGAGATGATTTCGAGCGGCCGCCTCTCGCATCTTCCGTTGATTTCGCGCCCCAAGCCCGGCCCGTACGTCGACAATCACATCGACTGGCTCGGCCGCGCCTCGCTGCGCTTCTCCGTCGTACTGGCCGTCGCGATGGTGGTGGGCCGGCAGTTCTCCGTGGATCGCGGCTACTGGATTCCGATGACTTCCGCGATGGTGCTGAAGCCCGATTTTCAGACGACGTTCGTGCGCGGCGTGGGCCGCATCGCCGGGACGCTCGTCGGTGCCGTCGTCGCGACGCTGGTGCTCGCGCTGGTTCGCGGCCACACCCCGTTCGAGATCGCGGGCATCCTCATCGCGGCTGCCGCGGCGTATCTGACGTTTAGTCCGAACTACGCGCTCTTCACCGTCGCGATTACTTCGTTTGTCGTGCTGGTGCTGAGCATGCGCGGGCTGCCCGGCACGACGACCATCGACGTTCGAGTCCTCGACACACTCGCCGGCGGCGCGCTCGCGATGGTCGGGTATCTCGTCATGCCGACCTGGGAGCACCGCCGCACGCGGCAACTGCTCGCCGATCTGCTCGACGCCCAGCGATCCCTGTTGGTCGCGATCCTCTTCGCGTACGGCTCCCCCACCGACGCCGCGCACGAGGAGATCGAACGGGCGCGGACCGCCGTGTGGAAGGCGCGCACGACCGCCGAAGCGTCGATCGATCGAACGCGCCACGAACCGCATCGGCCGCACTCGATCTCGGTGGGACGCGCGCTGCGCATCCTCTCGGTGACGCAGCGTCTTGGGCTCTCCATGCTGGCCCTCGAAAGCGGGCTCGATCTGCCGATAACGCAGCCTCAAGCGCACGCCCTAGCCGCCTTCGCAGAAGCCGCCGGCGAACGAACGGCCGAACTCGCCGCTGCACTGCGCGTCTCGCGCCGCATGCACCGCGACGATCGTCTCAAGGACGCACTTTCACGGGTCGATGCGCCGCCGTTCGTTGTCGATCGCCTGCGGGCGTACGTCGATTCGTTGACGCGGCTCTCGCGTTTGGTGGGCGCCTATCGCTAG
- a CDS encoding SGNH/GDSL hydrolase family protein, with protein MKIWFRSILATTALAAVAACGGGGGATSPSFVPPGQTHVKPGPDVISNIVGVGDSLTAGYQSDGFLGATGVTAGGVPVPPNQENGWWSLLYEQASGKPLDTAVTQMYDPSTSPLPLIKGPGLDNQIINPNNGFFPIASSKTGDVCSDNNGFNNAGYHLKGVARVRMDPTSANVRNVGVPGLTLHEANVLHAPQSNTCKELPGIPGLLNMVVAEESGTFWPVLGTYAKMHDLTDVNAAASRHPTLATVWLGANDVLKYMGSGGRFVGGDRNAAQAEGDLRQSIGTLQHAGAKVAVANLPDILLAGYFERVSIPQKLTECRIRSYVSCLFYWYRFPNSLVTAIATKYHLTTPGGCTPASTTKPCGYLTIPAVAAIVQTYASAGVVPNLDCTVPAPNCKGAPGNGLGQNYITPEFAGRIQSLENAINQGIDHAASAQHVPLVDVQAIFSGLASGNPSNPYFKLAASINPKDHCCTLGYLFGITSFDGLHPSNTGYALIAFEFINAINKAYGTHIPQVDVGAAYAGTRCSNTKYCFPDPYAPPNDLTPP; from the coding sequence ATGAAGATTTGGTTTAGAAGCATTCTTGCAACGACGGCGCTCGCCGCAGTCGCCGCCTGCGGCGGAGGCGGCGGGGCTACGTCTCCGTCGTTCGTGCCGCCGGGCCAGACCCACGTCAAGCCGGGGCCTGACGTGATTTCGAATATCGTCGGCGTCGGCGATAGCCTGACGGCCGGCTATCAATCCGACGGCTTTCTTGGCGCGACGGGCGTGACCGCTGGTGGGGTGCCAGTACCCCCGAATCAGGAGAACGGCTGGTGGTCATTGCTCTACGAACAGGCCTCCGGCAAGCCGCTCGATACGGCGGTGACGCAGATGTACGATCCGTCGACGAGCCCGCTGCCGCTGATCAAAGGGCCGGGACTCGACAATCAGATCATAAACCCGAATAACGGGTTCTTTCCGATCGCCTCCTCGAAGACCGGGGACGTTTGCAGCGATAACAACGGCTTCAACAACGCGGGCTACCATCTCAAAGGCGTGGCACGCGTCCGCATGGATCCGACCTCGGCCAACGTTCGCAACGTCGGCGTTCCCGGGTTGACCCTACATGAAGCCAACGTGCTGCACGCGCCGCAGAGCAATACTTGTAAGGAGCTGCCCGGCATTCCGGGATTGCTCAACATGGTCGTCGCCGAGGAATCGGGTACGTTCTGGCCGGTGCTCGGCACCTATGCGAAGATGCACGATCTTACCGACGTCAACGCCGCTGCCAGCCGCCACCCGACGCTCGCAACCGTTTGGCTTGGTGCCAACGACGTGCTCAAATATATGGGCAGCGGCGGGCGATTCGTCGGCGGCGATCGTAATGCGGCGCAGGCGGAAGGCGACCTGCGGCAGTCAATCGGAACGCTGCAGCACGCCGGCGCAAAAGTCGCCGTCGCGAATCTTCCCGACATCCTCTTAGCGGGCTACTTCGAGCGCGTTTCGATTCCGCAAAAGCTGACGGAGTGCCGGATTCGTTCCTACGTTTCGTGCCTCTTCTACTGGTACCGCTTTCCAAATTCGCTCGTCACGGCGATCGCAACGAAGTATCACCTCACGACGCCGGGGGGATGCACGCCCGCGTCCACCACGAAGCCGTGCGGGTACTTAACCATTCCGGCCGTGGCCGCGATCGTTCAAACCTACGCCTCCGCGGGCGTCGTACCAAATTTGGACTGCACCGTTCCAGCACCGAACTGCAAAGGCGCACCGGGCAACGGATTGGGACAGAACTACATCACGCCGGAGTTCGCCGGCAGAATTCAGTCGCTTGAAAACGCGATTAACCAGGGTATCGATCATGCGGCCAGTGCGCAGCACGTGCCGCTTGTCGACGTTCAGGCTATCTTCTCAGGGCTAGCGAGCGGCAATCCCTCAAACCCGTACTTCAAGCTTGCGGCTTCGATCAATCCAAAGGACCACTGCTGTACGCTCGGCTACCTCTTCGGTATCACGAGCTTCGACGGGCTCCATCCCTCGAATACCGGATACGCGCTAATCGCTTTCGAGTTCATCAATGCGATCAACAAGGCTTACGGTACGCACATTCCCCAAGTTGATGTCGGCGCCGCCTATGCCGGCACTCGGTGTTCGAACACGAAGTACTGCTTCCCCGACCCGTATGCTCCCCCGAACGACCTGACGCCGCCGTAA